In Gemmatimonadota bacterium, the genomic window ACGGAAAACCGGCCGTCGTCGCCGGATTGCGTGCGCGCCTCGCGTCCCTCGGCATCGGCGAGGGCCAGCGTGGCGGCGGCCAGCGGCGCGCCGAGCGAATCGACCACGCGACCGCTCACGCGCCAGGCAGAGGTAGCGGTCTCCTGGGACGCGAGGACCGACGAATCGAGGGCGAGGAGGGCCGCCAGGAGCAATGGCACGGCGGCACGCCGAAACGTGTGAGACACGGCAGGGGGATGAAGGGTGAGCGCGAGAATCTCGCCGCCACCGCGCCGGTATTCCCTCGCCTTCTCATGAACGGCACGTGAACACCCATGAGTGGTCGCGGACGAATCGTGGATGGCCCGGCGCCCTCCGCGCCCGGCGCCGGCAGCTGCAAACGCACGATGGCCCGCCGCGGCGTACGCCCGCGGTGGCCGACGTCCGGTTCAGCTCCGCTCACCGCGCGCGTTCGGCCGTTCATCGCTCGAAAACGACCACTCATGAGTCACGGTTGCGACCGGCGGCGTCCGTCCGTTACCTAACGCGCGCCATCTCCACCGTTTCATCCCGGTCACTCGCCAGGAATCGATGCGTACCCCTGCCCCCGCTCACCCCTCGCGGCCCGATCTGCGTGCACGATGCCTCCCCCGGCACTTCCTGCGCTGGTCGGCGGTGCTGCTGGTCGCTGGGCTCCCCCGGTCGACCCCCGCGATCGCCCAGTCCGCGTCGACGATCGCCGGGATATCGTGCGACGCGGGATCGCGGTGCCGCACGCACCTCACCGTCCCCGCGCTCGGCGCCGACACCGCCGTGCTCCTCCCCGTGACGGTACTGCGCGGCACGCGCCCCGGTCCGACGCTGGCGATCACCGCCGGGGTACACGGCGGGGAGTACGTGCCCATCCTCGCCGCCCAGCGGGTCGCCACGACCGTTGACCCGCTGCAACTGACGGGGACGATCGTCATCGTGCACGCCACCAATCCCGTCTCGTTCTTCGGGCGCGGCGTCTACTACACCCCCGCCGACGGCCGCAACCTCAATCGCATGTTCCCCCGGGCGCGCCGACGGTTCGCTCAGCGAGCGCACCGCGCACGTCGTCTTCACCGAAGTCATCCGCCGGGCGGACGCCTACCTGGACCTGCATTGCGGCGACGCCAACGAGGCGCTGCGCCCCTACGTGGCAACGCGCGTGAGCGGCGACTCGGCCTACGATGCGCGGGTGCGCGCCCTGGCGATCGCCACGGGGCTGGAGCTCCTGCTGGAGACCCCGGTGCCCACCCCCGTCCCCACTCCCCCGGGGACGACCACGATGACCGCCGCGGTCAACCGCATCCCGGGCTTCACGATCGAGTGGGGGATGCTAGGCCGCACGGACGACGCGTCAGTCAACGGACAGCTGCAGGCGGTGCTTGGGGTGGCGCGTGGCATGGGGATGCTTCGCGGGCGCCCCGGGCGTGGTGGGCGCCTGCGCATGACGGGGTCTCGCACGGCCACGGCGCCGGTGAGTGGGCTCGTGCGCGTGGAGGTCGCCCTCGACCAGGCGGTGCGCGAGGGTGAGCGGATTGCCGTGATCCACGACCTGTTCGGCGTGCAGCTGGCGGAGGTGAAGGCGCCGGTGAGCGGGCGTGTGATCGCGTTCACCGCCACTCCGCCCGTGCGCTCGGGGGAGCCGGTGGTCGCCATCGGCATCCCCGCGCCGCGCTGACCTTCGCCGGTTCCCCGCGAGCGAGCCAGCGCCGCCGCGCGCTGGCTCGGCGAAGGGCGACGAGGTGGATGGGGTCGAGAAGGCTAGCGCCGCAGCCGACGCAGCCCCCCGGAGGCGAGTGCCGCCAGCAGCAATGTCGGCAGCAGGAGTCCCACCACCGCCGGCATCACCCGCACCGCCACCACCGATGCCGGCTCCTCGGCGAATTCGAAGGCGGGAAGCGCGCGGAAGTCGGCGGCCGAGAGCGTCGACTTGGCGAAAATGCGCGGGAAGAACCACGCCCGCCACGCCGCATGGAATCGATCGACCTCGCCCTGGAAGTAGCGATACCGGTGCACGCTCGTCCCGGAGAGATCGAAGAGTGCCGCCTGCAGCACCAACGCCGGCGAGACGAAGCGGAAGCGATCGGCCAGTGCCTGCTGGGCCACCAGGCGCTGGTCGAAGTCGGCAAGCGCCGGCGCCATGCTCGACTCCACCGCCTCCTGCACCGCCACGCTGCGGGCCGCGAAGTTGTCCATGTCGGGGGCGCCACCCGCCATCATTTCCGGATGGTCGAGGTAGTACTTCTGCAACAGGACGCTCCCCTGTTCGGTGGCCTCGTTGGTGGCGGCGCGCAGGGCCGTCGTGAGTTCGACGCGCGACGGGGACGGGCGTGCGGTGGTGACCGCGACGTTGTACAGCGACGGGATGATGACCACGACCGCCAGCCAGGCCCCCAGCAGGATGACCGCGTTGGTCGCAGAGGACTTGCCGGCAGCATTGACGGCCAGTGCCACCCCAAACCAGAACAGCGCATAGAGCGAGACGATCGCCGCCCACAGCGCCAGGCGCGACAGCGCCCCGGGGGTGGCGAGCGACGCACCGCCCGCCAGCGTCCCCACCAGGAGCAGCGCCAGCGTCACCCCGAGCACGACGCCGATGCGCGCCAGGAGCTTCGCACCGATCACCCGTCGAGCATCCACCGGCTGCGACAGCACGAGATCGAGCGTCCCCTGCTCGCGTTCCGCCGACACGATGTTGTAGCTGAGCGCGAGGATGAGGAGCGGGAGGACGTAGATGACGACGAAGGCGACGTCGAAGCGCCCGGCCATCAGGTTCACCGGATTCTCGATTTCATCGTTGACGATGAAGGTCTGCTTGGTGCGCGTGGAGACGCGGGCGTAGTACGGATAGAGGTCGCTCTGCCCCACGGCGAAGGCGGCCAGCGGCGCTGGCGGCAACACGGCGTACCGCGTCGCCTGCGTCCCCCCCGCCACCGATGGGATGGCCGGGTTGGTCCACGGCTTTATCCCTGTCGAGTCCCCCGCGGCCAGTCGGTCGATCGTCGCCTGGTGCTCCGCCAGCCGCGCCTGCTCCTCCTCCTGCACCGTGGCGATCGTCTCGCGTTGGAAGCCCACCCAGCGCGTTCCATTGAACAGGGCGTAGCCCGCCAGCAGCGTCAGGACGATGCCAAAGAGGCGGAGCGTGGCGTCGGCGCGCAGGAGGCGCCACTCGAAGGCGGCAAATCGCAGCATGGCAGGTCCCGGTGGGGGCGTGTGAGGGGCGCAGACGCCCGTTAGTCGAGCCGCAGCGATCGCGTGCGGGCCACGGACACCAGGGCGACGAGGAGCCATCCGCCCAGGAGCCAGAGGCTCGGGGCCTGCATGGCCATCGCCTGCGCGATCGGGGGCCCCTCGTACTCGAAGGGAGGGACCTCACGCCAGAGCGACGGATCGGCCTTGTACGAGAAGTCGCCGCTGCGGGAATTGGCGGCCATGCTCTCGTTCATCGTCTTCACCAGCCGGCGCCGGTACCGCTCGGCCGCGTTGGCGAAGGCCTGATGGTGCTCCACGTCGGTCCCCGCCAGCCCCATGGAGAGCGATCGCACCGCCATCAGCGGGGCGATCACGGCCCCGAGCTGGTGCACGGTGTTCTGCTTGCGATAGGTGTCGTAGAGCGCCCCGTAATGCCGGTCGAACACCTTGTTACCATCCTCCTCGGCCTGCTGCATGGAGATGGCGTCGAAGTTGATCGGCAGCGAGTCGACGGAACTCACCTTGTACTTCGCGAGCGTCGCCTTGAGGAGCTGTGCCGTGCGCTCATCGGGTGAGTGTCCGTCGAGCCCCTTCTTGAGGTCGGCGTCGAGGGCGGTGACGAAGGTGAAGGCCGAGGGGGTGGGATACACCCGGCGCGCCACGTCGGAGAGGGCGCGCGGGGCGACCAGCGAGTTCGCGGCCCAGAAGGCGAGCAGGACGAGGAGGGCGGCGCGCGACGACCGCGTGCGCGCCGACACGGCGAGCGCCACCGCCACGAAGACCGTGAAGTACGCCGTGTAGGTGAGCCCCATCAGCGCGATGCGCGGCCACTCACCGCCCAGCGCCCCCTCGCTCGACGCGAGCACGAGCGCCGTAGCGCCGAGGAAGGCAGCCGGGACGAGCAGGACGCCTAACGCCGACGCCACCCCGAGTGCCTTCCCGGCCGCCAGTGCTCCCGGCTGCACCCCAAGGCTCAGGAGCTGGCGCAGCGTTCCCTGCTCGCGCTCGCCGGCAAAGGCCGGAAAGGCGAGGACGACGATGAGGAGCGGGAGCAGGAGTTGCATGATGGTCGCCGCCGTCCACTGGCCGAAGCGTTGCGTCGCCGTGGCATCCATGGCGGGGCGAAACTGGAACTCGTTCTGCTTGTGCGCCTCGAGGTACGCGGCGACGCCCACGTACGGGTCGACCCCCTGGTCGACCAGCGAGAGGAGCGTGCGCGGCTTGAAGGCCCACAGTCCGTAGTGCGCCGCCGAGTGCGGGTTCTTGGCCGGTTGGTTGACCCAGAAGTCGCGCATGGTGGATGCAGCACGGTCGTGCTGCGCCTTGACGTCGGTGTAGTGCCTGGCGCCGGCGCCTAACGCGGCGCACAGCAGCGTCCCGACGATGACCGCCGACCAGCGAAATCGGCCGTCGCGGAGGGTATCGGTGAATTCCTTGGCGGCGATGCGGGCGATCATGGAGTCCTCGCGAGGGGGGCGAACGTGATCGGATGACGGGGGGGGCGGGCTGCTCGGGCCGCGCCCGTCAGTCGCGCATGTGCTCGAGGTACAGCCGCTCCAGGTCGGCGTGGCCGATGTCGGCGGTACTGAGCGTCTGCACGAGGCGCCCGTGCTTCATCATCCCCACCCGCGTCCCCGACTCCTTGGCCCGGAAGAGGTCGTGGGTGGCCATCAGGATTGCCGCTCCCTGCTCGCGCAGCATCGACAGCAGTTCCGAGAACTCGTTGGAGGCCTTCGGGTCGAGCCCCGACGTGGGCTCGTCGAGCAGCAAGGCGCGCGCGCGCTTGGCGAGGGCAATGGCGATCCCGACCTTCTGTCGCATTCCCTTGGAGTAGCCGCCGACCCGCTTGTCGACCGCATCGACCTGCAGCCCGGCCTGGAGGAGGTACTGCAGCAGTTCGTCGCGTTCGTGGCGGCGTCCCGTGGCGAGCGAGGCGAAGTAGTCGAGGTTCTCGAGGCCGGTGAGGTTCTTGTAGAGCATCACCGTCTCGGGGATGTAGGCGACGTAGCGCTTGGTCTCCAGCGGATGCTGCGTCACGTCGAGCCCCTCGATGAGGGCGCGCCCTCCCGACGGTTCGACGAAGTTGAGGAAGAGATTGATCGTCGTCGACTTGCCGGCCCCGTTGGCGCCGAGCAGGCAGAAGACCTCGCCCGGTGCGATGGCGAGGTCGAGCGGGTGCAGCGCCGTGAAGGTGCCGAACCGGCGGGTGAGCCCCTGGGCTTCGAGCACGGCGCCGGTCCGTTGGCCTGCCGCATCGGCGGCGTGGGAACCAGGCGTGGGGGCAACGGTGGCGGTCATGCGGGGCTCCGGAAGCAGGGAGCCGCGAAGGTAGGATACCCTCCAACGACGAGCAGCATCCATCCAGCGAGTGGCCGGTGCGGCCCGGTGAACGGCCGTAGGGCGCCACCGGTGGTCGCCGGCGCCCGGTGAGGGCCTGCTACAGCCGGAGCAGCTCGTCGCGCAGCACCCGCGCCCGCAGGCGGCTCACGGGGAGCTGCAGGTTGTTCCGCAGGTTCACGACGTACGTGCCGCCCGGCATCGGCGAGATGCGCTGGATGAGGTCGACGTTGGCCAGCGTGCCGCGCGACAGGCGCACGAACTTGGCCGGATCGAGGCGCGCCTCGAGGTTCTTGAGGCGATACGTGATGGTGAACCGCTCGCCGGCGATCATCGTCAGGTGCAGCAGCTCGCCGTCGGCGACGATGGCCGCGATCTGCTCCACCGGGAGGATGATGATGTCGTCCTTCTTGCGCACCGGGATGCGACGGAGGAAGCGGGGGGCCCCGCTGAGGTCGACCTCCTCGGCGACCGCCTTGAGGCGCGACGCCTCGGCGGGGCGGAAGTCGGCCTGCTCGAGGCGCTCGAGGGCGCGATTGATCGTCAGGCGCAACCGGACGGGGTCGACCGGCTTCAGGAGGTAGTCGATCGCCGCCAGCTCGAAGGCCTGGACCGCATACTCGTCGAAGGCCGTGACGAAGGCGACGAGGGGGAGCACGTCCTTGCGCAGCAGGCGCACGACGCCGAGTCCGTCGAGCTCCGGCATCTGGAGGTCGAGGAGGGCGAGGTCGGGGCGCAGGTCCTGGATGAGCTCGACCGCCTCCGTCCCCGTCGTCGCCTCGCCCACGATCTCCACGTCGCCGTGCGAGGCGAGGAGGTTGGAGAGAAAGGCGCGCGCCGGGCGCTCGTCGTCGGCAATGACGACGCGCAAGCGGCTGTCGAGGTGAAGGGGACGCGGCGATTGTCGAGCGTTCATGTCTGGGGCGGTGGGTTCAGCTGGCGTGGCGCGCGGCGGGGGCGGCCGAGGCGTCGGCCAACGCCTCCGGCTCCAGCGCCGACGCATCGACGGGAATGGTGATGACGACGGTCGTGCCGCGATCGGGGGCGCCGCTGATGGCCAGCGAGGCCCGGGGGCCGAAGATGCGGTCGAGCCGGCGCTCCAGGTTGGCCAGGCCCACGCCGGTCCCCGTGGGGGCGTGACGCCGTTCCTCGCGCCAGCCGGCCCCCGTGTCGGCAACCGTCAGCTGCAGCATGGCCGCCCCGTCGTCCTGCGGTGCGCTGCACCGCGCCGAGACGGAGACCTCGCCGCCGCGCTTGAGCGGCGAGACTCCGTGCTTCACCGCGTTCTCCACCACGGGCTGGAGCAGCAACGGGGGCACCAGCAGCTCGCGCAGCGCCGCAGGGACGTCGACGCGCACGGTGAGTCGTTCGAGGAAGCGCTCGTGCTCGATGGCGAGGTAGTCGGCCACGATGTCCAGCTCCTCCCCCAGCGGGACCGACTCGCGCGTGGGACCGCGCAACACGGCGCGCAGGAGCGCGGTGAGGCGGTAGAGCACGCCTAACGCCCGGTCGGGGGCGGCCTGCATGAGGTAGCCGAGCGTGGTGAGCGCGTTGAACAGGAAGTGCGGGTTGAGCTGCGCCCGCAGCGCCATGAGCTCGGACTCGGCCGCCAGCTGCAGGATCTCGCGTTCGCGCAGGTCGCGGGCAAAGCGCTCGCGCGCCACCCGCAGCACGTCGATGCGACGCCCCAGGACCCCGGCGACCGACTCGAGCAGCCCGATCTCGTCGGACAGGAGACGGCGGCTTCCGGGAAGCGGGGCGATGTCGATCGCGACGAAGGGGCGCTCGGCCGTGGGGACGAGCACCTGCGCCCGGTCACGCTCCTGCGAGGGGATGACCACCCGCGCATGCGCCGGCGAGTTGGCGTCGGTCACGTAGCGCCACTGCACCCCCTCCCGGCGCGTCCCGAGGGCGCGGGCCAGGGCGGCGCACGTCTGCTCGGCGGCGTCCTCCTCCCCCTGCGCGCGCGACGTGGCCACGGCAACGTCTCCGCGCACCGAGGCGTAGTCGCCGCGGTCGAGGATCACCCGGTCGACCAGATGCGATGCCATCCGGTAGATGGCCGGATAGGCCAGGGCCGTGGCGACCCACAGCGCGATGAGCGCCGCGGTGGCCAGCAACGACGCATCCCCCTGCTGCTGCGTGGCACGCAGGAGGGGAACGGCCGCCGTCAGATGCAAGAAGACCGCAACCACCACCAGCACCGTCACCGAGATCGCCCGCCGGAGGAAGAGATCGGCGAAGGCAAAGCGATAGTCCTGATAGAGGATCACCAGGACCAGGAGGATCGAGGCGTGGTGCCCGAACAGCGCCGTCCACCAGGAGTCGGCCTGCGTGGCATCGTGCCCCAGGTGCAGGGTCGTCGCCGCAAACGCCGCCAGCGCCACGATCGTCACCGTGCGACGGCGCGCCGCGGCGCGCCCCATCCCGATCGCGACCAGCGTGACCAGGAGGAGATAGCCCACCGTGAGCAGCAGGAGCGCTGTCGGCGACGGGAGCGACGGGGTGCTCCCCCCTCGAACAAAGAGGAAGGCGGCGGCACCGCTCAGCGCATAGGCAAGCACGACCGGTCCCCGGCGCCAACCCCTCGCCCCCGCGGGGACCGACGAGTGCACGACCACGGCGGGGAGGAAGCCGAGCGCCGAGAAGGCGATGGCGACGAGCCAGCGGGCCGGCTCCCCCATGCCGAAGTCGCGTACCCCGTAGATGACGATCGCCCCACAGTTCCAGACGAGGCCCAGCAGCGCCGCGATGGGGGAGAGCGACGGGACCGACTCGGGCTCCCCCGCCAGCCGTCGCCGATCGCG contains:
- a CDS encoding carboxypeptidase regulatory-like domain-containing protein, which translates into the protein MSHTFRRAAVPLLLAALLALDSSVLASQETATSAWRVSGRVVDSLGAPLAAATLALADAEGREARTQSGDDGRFSV
- a CDS encoding succinylglutamate desuccinylase/aspartoacylase family protein, which codes for MLLVAGLPRSTPAIAQSASTIAGISCDAGSRCRTHLTVPALGADTAVLLPVTVLRGTRPGPTLAITAGVHGGEYVPILAAQRVATTVDPLQLTGTIVIVHATNPVSFFGRGVYYTPADGRNLNRMFPRARRRFAQRAHRARRLHRSHPPGGRLPGPALRRRQRGAAPLRGNARERRLGLRCAGARPGDRHGAGAPAGDPGAHPRPHSPGDDHDDRRGQPHPGLHDRVGDARPHGRRVSQRTAAGGAWGGAWHGDASRAPRAWWAPAHDGVSHGHGAGEWARARGGRPRPGGARG
- a CDS encoding DUF3526 domain-containing protein; its protein translation is MLRFAAFEWRLLRADATLRLFGIVLTLLAGYALFNGTRWVGFQRETIATVQEEEQARLAEHQATIDRLAAGDSTGIKPWTNPAIPSVAGGTQATRYAVLPPAPLAAFAVGQSDLYPYYARVSTRTKQTFIVNDEIENPVNLMAGRFDVAFVVIYVLPLLILALSYNIVSAEREQGTLDLVLSQPVDARRVIGAKLLARIGVVLGVTLALLLVGTLAGGASLATPGALSRLALWAAIVSLYALFWFGVALAVNAAGKSSATNAVILLGAWLAVVVIIPSLYNVAVTTARPSPSRVELTTALRAATNEATEQGSVLLQKYYLDHPEMMAGGAPDMDNFAARSVAVQEAVESSMAPALADFDQRLVAQQALADRFRFVSPALVLQAALFDLSGTSVHRYRYFQGEVDRFHAAWRAWFFPRIFAKSTLSAADFRALPAFEFAEEPASVVAVRVMPAVVGLLLPTLLLAALASGGLRRLRR
- a CDS encoding DUF3526 domain-containing protein gives rise to the protein MIARIAAKEFTDTLRDGRFRWSAVIVGTLLCAALGAGARHYTDVKAQHDRAASTMRDFWVNQPAKNPHSAAHYGLWAFKPRTLLSLVDQGVDPYVGVAAYLEAHKQNEFQFRPAMDATATQRFGQWTAATIMQLLLPLLIVVLAFPAFAGEREQGTLRQLLSLGVQPGALAAGKALGVASALGVLLVPAAFLGATALVLASSEGALGGEWPRIALMGLTYTAYFTVFVAVALAVSARTRSSRAALLVLLAFWAANSLVAPRALSDVARRVYPTPSAFTFVTALDADLKKGLDGHSPDERTAQLLKATLAKYKVSSVDSLPINFDAISMQQAEEDGNKVFDRHYGALYDTYRKQNTVHQLGAVIAPLMAVRSLSMGLAGTDVEHHQAFANAAERYRRRLVKTMNESMAANSRSGDFSYKADPSLWREVPPFEYEGPPIAQAMAMQAPSLWLLGGWLLVALVSVARTRSLRLD
- a CDS encoding ABC transporter ATP-binding protein, which gives rise to MLEAQGLTRRFGTFTALHPLDLAIAPGEVFCLLGANGAGKSTTINLFLNFVEPSGGRALIEGLDVTQHPLETKRYVAYIPETVMLYKNLTGLENLDYFASLATGRRHERDELLQYLLQAGLQVDAVDKRVGGYSKGMRQKVGIAIALAKRARALLLDEPTSGLDPKASNEFSELLSMLREQGAAILMATHDLFRAKESGTRVGMMKHGRLVQTLSTADIGHADLERLYLEHMRD
- a CDS encoding response regulator → MRVVIADDERPARAFLSNLLASHGDVEIVGEATTGTEAVELIQDLRPDLALLDLQMPELDGLGVVRLLRKDVLPLVAFVTAFDEYAVQAFELAAIDYLLKPVDPVRLRLTINRALERLEQADFRPAEASRLKAVAEEVDLSGAPRFLRRIPVRKKDDIIILPVEQIAAIVADGELLHLTMIAGERFTITYRLKNLEARLDPAKFVRLSRGTLANVDLIQRISPMPGGTYVVNLRNNLQLPVSRLRARVLRDELLRL
- a CDS encoding histidine kinase, which gives rise to MPEIVSLIHLTGFATGIVLYAMLAVMTSRDRRRLAGEPESVPSLSPIAALLGLVWNCGAIVIYGVRDFGMGEPARWLVAIAFSALGFLPAVVVHSSVPAGARGWRRGPVVLAYALSGAAAFLFVRGGSTPSLPSPTALLLLTVGYLLLVTLVAIGMGRAAARRRTVTIVALAAFAATTLHLGHDATQADSWWTALFGHHASILLVLVILYQDYRFAFADLFLRRAISVTVLVVVAVFLHLTAAVPLLRATQQQGDASLLATAALIALWVATALAYPAIYRMASHLVDRVILDRGDYASVRGDVAVATSRAQGEEDAAEQTCAALARALGTRREGVQWRYVTDANSPAHARVVIPSQERDRAQVLVPTAERPFVAIDIAPLPGSRRLLSDEIGLLESVAGVLGRRIDVLRVARERFARDLREREILQLAAESELMALRAQLNPHFLFNALTTLGYLMQAAPDRALGVLYRLTALLRAVLRGPTRESVPLGEELDIVADYLAIEHERFLERLTVRVDVPAALRELLVPPLLLQPVVENAVKHGVSPLKRGGEVSVSARCSAPQDDGAAMLQLTVADTGAGWREERRHAPTGTGVGLANLERRLDRIFGPRASLAISGAPDRGTTVVITIPVDASALEPEALADASAAPAARHAS